The Poecilia reticulata strain Guanapo linkage group LG13, Guppy_female_1.0+MT, whole genome shotgun sequence genome has a segment encoding these proteins:
- the LOC103475314 gene encoding olfactory receptor 10A6-like, producing MNVSQVSYFTLSAYFDIGPFKYVVFLVIMCVYMFIIGSNVLLIAVICVNRSLHEPMFLFLCSLFVNELYGSSSLFPFLLVQILSDVHSVSAPSCFLQIFCLYMYVNVEFYNLAVMSYDRYLAICHPLHYGTQMSFSMVVKLVLLSWCLPFVAIVGMISLNVSSALCGNVIDRVFCNNYYVASLSCSGATASNVYGLVYTFSVLLSLAALILYTYVKILQVCFSGSKQTRQKAVSTCSPHLASLINFSFGSFFAVLQSRFDMSRVPNVIRIILSLYFVTCQPLLNPLLYGLRLNKIQITCRTLFFGQK from the coding sequence ATGAATGTTTCCCAGGTTTCATATTTCACTCTGAGCGCCTACTTTGACATCGGCCCGTTTAAGTACGTCGTCTTCCTGGTTATCATGTGTGTTTATATGTTCATCATTGGCTCCAACGTCCTGCTGATCGCGGTGATCTGTGTGAACCGGAGCTTACATGAACCCATGTTCCTGTTCCTCTGCAGCCTGTTTGTGAACGAACTGTACGGCAGCTCATCGCTGTTCCCCTTCCTGCTGGTCCAGATCCTCTCTGACGTTCACTCTGTTTCTGCTCCGTCCTGCTTCCTGCAGATCTTCTGTCTCTACATGTACGTAAACGTTGAGTTTTATAACCTAGCCGTCATGTCTTATGACCGATATCTGGCCATCTGCCACCCTCTGCACTACGGCACACAGATGTCCTTCAGCATGGTCGTTAAGCTGGTGCTGCTGTCATGGTGTCTCCCATTTGTTGCCATTGTGGGCATGATTTCGCTGAATGTCTCCTCTGCGCTGTGTGGGAACGTCATCGACAGAGTTTTCTGCAACAATTATTACGTTGCGTCGTTGTCCTGCAGCGGAGCGACGGCCAGTAACGTCTACGGACTGGTCTACACCTTCTCCGTGCTCCTCAGCCTCGCCGCTCTCATCCTCTACACCTACGTGAAAATCCTGCAGGTGTGTTTTTCTGGATCCAAACAGACGCGGCAGAAAGCCGTCAGCACCTGCTCGCCTCACCTGGCCTCGCTCATTAACTTCTCTTTCGGCTCGTTCTTCGCGGTGCTGCAGAGCAGGTTTGACATGAGCAGAGTTCCCAACGTGATTCGTATCATTTTATCTTTATACTTCGTCACCTGCCAGCCTCTACTGAACCCGCTGCTGTATGGACTCAGACTGAATAAGATCCAGATCACCTGCAGAACTCTTTTCTTTGGTCAAAAGTAA
- the LOC103475282 gene encoding olfactory receptor 11A1-like codes for MMVNSSQVLFFFLTAYIDSGVLAYLYFTVVLLLYILIIVSNVLLIAVICVNRSLHEPMYMFLCSLFVNELYGSSGLFPFLLDQIFSHLHSVAAPLCFLQVFIVHSYGAVEFLNLAVMSYDRYLAICYPLQYNTRMTPTKIAALIAVSWLYPFVAMSFMVSLIPVKLCRNQINKVYCDMHSLVKLACSDAALTNIYGLIATFSTIFISLLLILYSYIKILAVCFSGSKQTRQKAVNTCTPHLASILNFTCAGSFEISQSRFDMSFLPNVLRIFLSLYFLTAQPLFNPLMYGLKMSKIRNICKSLIMNSEYFKKA; via the coding sequence ATGATGGTCAACTCTTCACAGGTTTTATTCTTCTTCCTGACTGCTTATATTGACTCTGGGGTTCTGGCGTATTTATACTTCACTGTGGTTTtgcttttgtatattttaatcaTCGTCTCCAACGTCCTGCTGATCGCGGTGATCTGTGTGAACCGGAGCTTACATGAACCCATGTACATGTTCCTCTGCAGCCTGTTTGTGAACGAACTGTACGGCAGCTCAGGCTTGTTTCCCTTCTTGCTGGATCAGATCTTCTCTCATCTTCACTCAGTTGCTGCTCCGTTGTGCTTCCTTCAGGTTTTTATTGTCCATTCGTACGGGGCTGTTGAATTTCTAAACCTAGCTGTCATGTCGTATGACCGGTACCTCGCCATCTGCTACCCCCTGCAGTACAACACCAGGATGACGCCAACTAAGATCGCAGCGCTCATCGCTGTGAGCTGGCTGTATCCGTTTGTGGCGATGTCCTTCATGGTGTCTCTGATACCGGTGAAGCTGTGTAGGAACCAGATTAACAAAGTCTACTGTGACATGCACTCTCTGGTCAAACTGGCCTGTTCGGACGCGGCATTAACCAACATTTATGGACTTATTGCTACGTTTAGCACCATCTTCATCTCTTTGCTCCTGATCCTCTACAGCTACATCAAGATCCttgctgtgtgtttctctggGTCCAAACAGACCCGTCAGAAGGCTGTGAACACCTGCACACCTCACCTGGCCTCCATCTTGAACTTCACCTGTGCKGGAAGTTTTGAGATTTCCCAGAGCAGATTTGATATGAGTTTTCTGCCAAATGTTCTGCGGATTTTTCTGTCGCTTTACTTCCTGACTGCCCAGCCTCTTTTTAACCCGCTGATGTACGGCCTGAAGATgtcaaaaatcagaaatatttgtaaaagtcTAATTATgaattctgaatattttaaaaaagcataa
- the LOC103475283 gene encoding olfactory receptor 10A3-like, producing the protein MNVSQVSYFTLSAYFDIGPFKYVVFLVIMCVYMFIIGSNVLLTAVICVNRSLHEPMFLLLCSLFVNELYGSSSLFPFLLVQILSDVHSVSAPFCFLQIFCLYMYANVEFYNLAVMSYDRYLAICHPLHYGTQMQMSKVSRLVVFSWFIPLLNIIVMISLNASSGLCGNVIDRVFCANYYVTKLLCSGATASNVYGLVYTFSVLLSLAALILYTYVRILKVCFSGSKQTRQKAVSTCSPHLVSVLNFSFGSFFEILQSRFDLSTLPAALRIVLSLYFVTCQPFFNPLVYGLKLRKIRLACKTLFFHRRKPASRF; encoded by the coding sequence ATGAATGTTTCCCAGGTTTCATATTTCACTCTGAGCGCCTACTTTGACATCGGCCCATTTAAGTACGTCGTCTTCCTGGTTATCATGTGTGTTTATATGTTCATCATTGGCTCCAACGTCCTGCTGACCGCGGTGATCTGTGTGAACCGGAGCTTACATGAACCCATGTTCCTGCTCCTCTGCAGCCTGTTTGTGAACGAACTATACGGCAGCTCATCGCTGTTCCCCTTCCTGCTGGTCCAGATCCTCTCTGACGTTCACTCTGTTTCTGCTCCGTTCTGCTTCCTGCAGATCTTCTGTCTCTACATGTATGCGAACGTTGAGTTTTACAACCTAGCCGTCATGTCTTATGACCGATATCTGGCCATCTGCCACCCTCTGCACTACGGCACACAGATGCAGATGAGCAAAGTCAGCAGGCTGGTTGTGTTTTCTTGGTTCATTCCTCTGCTGAACATAATTGTGATGATTTCACTGAACGCGTCCTCTGGGCTGTGTGGAAACGTAATCGATAGAGTTTTCTGTGCCAATTATTATGTGACCAAGCTGCTGTGCAGCGGAGCGACGGCCAGTAACGTCTACGGACTGGTCTACACCTTCTCCGTGCTCCTCAGCCTCGCCGCTCTCATCCTCTACACCTACGTGAGGATcctgaaagtttgtttttctggatcCAAACAGACGCGGCAGAAAGCCGTCAGCACCTGCTCGCCTCACCTGGTGTCGGTCCTGAACTTCTCCTTCGGTTCTTTCTTTGAGATTCTGCAGAGCAGGTTTGACTTGAGCACACTCCCTGCTGCCCTGCGTATTGTTTTATCTCTGTACTTTGTCACCTGCCAGCCATTTTTTAACCCGCTTGTGTACGGgctaaaactgagaaaaatacGTCTGGCTTGTAAAACTCTCTTCTTTCATCGTAGAAAACCTGCTTCGAGAttttaa
- the LOC103475284 gene encoding olfactory receptor 52K1-like: MQNVSSQQHFILNGFAELGDLRPVLFVPFLLMFIVALLANSLLVYVVXSQRSLHQPMSILIAGMACVDLCLPVFFVPNMLLSFLFDWKGISLIGCLVQMHFIHFFGAFQXTXLVWMALDRYFAICTPLHYHELMALQRFLKFIVPLVXRNMLLISXFVSLAGKLSFCRNVMNHCFCEHMALVELACGSTAINNLAGLMAIFFIPVFDFFVIAASYIAIFSSVLRSSSSGVKALHTCITHIMVLTFSLTLALIAFLSYRVKSGLPEAVRVFFSTMYLLFPSCFNPIIYGIRTTEIRQHILNTLTHWKHFVQVLPYH; encoded by the coding sequence ATGCAGAACGTCTCTTCACAGCAGCACTTTATCCTGAACGGTTTTGCAGAACTGGGCGACCTGAGGCCGGTCCTCTTCGTCCCGTTCCTCCTCATGTTCATCGTGGCTCTGCTSGCCAACTCCCTGCTGGTTTATGTCGTCRTTTCTCAGAGGAGCCTTCATCAGCCTATGAGCATCCTCATCGCCGGCATGGCTTGTGTTGATCTCTGCCTCCCGGTGTTCTTTGTTCCCAACATGTTGCtcagcttcctgtttgactGGAAGGGRATYtctctgattggctgcctggtTCAGATGCACTTTATTCACTTCTTTGGAGCGTTTCAGWCCACCKTCCTRGTGTGGATGGCTCTGGATCGATACTTTGCTATTTGTACGCCACTTCACTACCATGAACTGATGGCGCTACAGAGATTCCTGAAGTTTATCGTCCCGCTGGTTGKCAGAAACATGCTCCTCATCTCTSTGTTTGTGAGTTTGGCAGGAAAGCTGTCGTTCTGCAGGAATGTGATGAACCACTGTTTCTGTGAGCACATGGCCTTGGTGGAGCTGGCCTGTGGATCCACCGCCATCAACAACCTGGCTGGACTGATGGCTATTTTCTTCATTCCTGTTTTTGACTTCTTTGTCATCGCTGCTTCTTACATTGCGATATTCAGCTCTGTGTTGAGATCCAGCAGCTCTGGTGTGAAAGCACTGCACACCTGCATCACTCACATCATGGTCCTCACCTTCAGTCTGACCTTAGCTCTCATTGCTTTCCTGTCATATCGAGTTAAAAGCGGACTTCCTGAAGCCGTCCGGGTTTTCTTCAGCACCATGTACCTGTTGTTCCCGAGCTGCTTCAACCCGATCATCTACGGCATTAGAACCACTGAGATCAGGCAGCACATTCTCAACACACTGACGCACTGGAAACACTTCGTCCAGGTCCTTCCCTACCATTAG
- the LOC103475313 gene encoding putative gustatory receptor clone PTE03, with amino-acid sequence MLNSTSSALTYFILGAYVDVGRWRYLCFLVTAVLYLIIVAVNVLLIAVICVNRSLHEPMFLLLCSLFVNELYGSSGLFPFLLVQILSDVHRVSAPLCFLQIFCLYSYVNTEFCTLAVMSYDRYLAICCPLQYHAVMTHHKVAVVIILTWLYSFVKFLITLLLTVRLTLCGNVLNSTFCRNYLVVNLACSDTSVNNVYGLFGTVITVLVPLLPILYSYTKILSVVLSGSKRTRQKAVNTCMPHLASLLNFSFGCLFESLQSRFDMVSIPNGLQIVMSLYFVILQSLLNPIMYGINLTKIRNACKQLFSNSLVDDKLLA; translated from the coding sequence ATGCTGAACTCCACTTCTTCAGCTCTGACGTATTTCATTCTCGGAGCGTATGTGGACGTTGGAAGATGGCGGTACTTGTGCTTCCTGGTAACTGCGGTATTATACCTGATAATTGTTGCGGTCAACGTCCTGCTGATCGCGGTGATCTGTGTGAACCGGAGCTTACATGAACCCATGTTCCTGCTCCTCTGCAGCCTGTTTGTGAACGAACTGTACGGCAGCTCAGGCTTGTTCCCCTTCCTGCTGGTCCAGATCCTCTCTGACGTTCACAGGGTTTCAGCTCCGCTCTGCTTCCTGCAGATCTTCTGTCTTTACTCTTACGTAAATACTGAGTTTTGTACTTTAGCCGTCATGTCTTATGACCGGTACCTCGCCATCTGCTGTCCTCTCCAGTACCACGCCGTGATGACGCATCATAAAGTAGCAGTTGTGATTATTCTGACCTGGCTGTACTCCTTTGTGAAGTTTCTCATCACTCTGCTGCTGACCGTCCGCCTGACTCTGTGTGGAAACGTGTTGAACAGCACGTTTTGCCGTAACTACCTGGTTGTGAACTTGGCGTGTTCCGACACCAGCGTGAACAACGTCTACGGACTGTTTGGTACTGTAATCACAGTTCTGGTCCCGCTGCTGCCCATCCTCTATTCCTACACTAAAATCCTCAGCGTTGTTCTGTCCGGCTCCAAACGGACCAGGCAGAAAGCCGTCAACACCTGCATGCCTCACCTGGCTTCACTCCTCAACTTCTCCTTCGGCTGTTTGTTTGAAAGCCTTCAGAGCCGATTCGACATGGTCTCCATACCCAACGGGCTGCAGATCGTCATGTCTCTGTACTTTGTGATTCTTCAGTCTCTTCTCAATCCCATCATGTATGGAATCAACctgacaaaaataagaaatgcatgTAAACAGCTGTTCAGTAATAGTTTAGTGGATGATAAACTACTTGCATAA